DNA from Platichthys flesus chromosome 20, fPlaFle2.1, whole genome shotgun sequence:
ATAAACAGTTGTGGAGATAATGACTGAAATTAGTTAATATTAACCTACAAGTCTACAGGTTTAATTTCCCACTACCAAACTGTCCACCCTGGGACACATGACTAACAACATATCACCTCAAAGACATCGGCATGATTAAATCAACAGTATGATTTGTGTAACTAGGtgtttgacattgttttgtaGGTGGTTTTCGTCTGCAGTGCAAGTAGCAAGCTTGCTAAAGTCTCCGAGCCGAGTACTTGTGAGTACTTGCTGACCTTTGAGACGCCGCTTGTTTGCCATCCACATTCTCTTTTAGGTAAGACTCCAGAACAATCCTTCAGCAGAAATCATTGGAGTAAATCAGTGATAATAGTGATTCTTTTTCATCATTCcgactgctttttttttttaaagtgtatcCTACACTGACTGAGAAACTGCAGGGGGAGTGGGATGAAATTGAGCAGGCTCGGTACGAAGGTCTCATTACTGAGCAGGTAAGGAGCAGTTTTGCAGAGAGAGGACACAAAATGATTGGTTTGAGCCTTGTCACTGACAGTTTAGGTCACAtgcaggatgatgatgatatagATGCATAttccaaaaaaaacagtttctttcTGAAATATCTTCTTGTTTGAAATGTACTTGTTTATCTTTTCTGTTCCAGTTTGAGTAATTTATGTAAAAGTCTTGTACATAAATGCAATGTGTATGTTTGCCACAGGGTTATGCCAATCTTTTGAGGGACATTTTTGAAGATGCTGGTCTCCTGAAGAGCCACAAAGTGAAGGTCAAGCTGCCAGAGGCTGCAGCCAGTTCCGACACCCACAGCCCCTTACAGAAATGCACTGAGGTATGTGCATTTATACAAAGATTTACACACTCTTCTAAATTATAGCCTACAGAAAAGCAATGTTACAAAACTGATTCGTCTacatcaggactttgaaaagcagagagaacagatggagagacTGCGTGCCCTCCTCACTCTACACAACATTCCCTTTGATTCGGAGCCAAGTAAGTTGACCCAAAAAACTTCACTcgtttacattttacacacactaTAGTTACAATCCTGTGTGTAATATTTCCTGTCTACATCTATTACAGATGAAGCAAAAGGTACTGTGAGTGTGACAGTTAAGGATCAACAACTTAGAGGAGACAACGGCCCCATCGATCTGCAGTAAAATCATCAACTGGAGCAAATTGTGGCTTTGTGGCATTTACAAGCACCCGGCTGGATTATACTGAGCGGCAGAGACACTATGACCATTGCTGTCACTGGTGGGGGCACTGAAGGTTCATTTGAATAAGTGACTCTATGAAAAGAAACTAACTTGGTGGAAAAGTGTAATATGGGTCatggaagaacccattacatttttgcGTGGATCCGGATCAGAGTCGGATCttggattatttttctttgacattgtgagaCAGGACATTTTCTAACATTCCCACTCTTTCCCAGGGGATAATGCAAGGATCTCTACGGAGCTGGTTTCTTGTGTAATCTGGTGGAGCTTGATTGAGTTTGAGCAGACTGTTGGTCTTTGGAAGCGACAAGTGCTACACTTCTAGTTTATTTTTGTGGCTGAATAAAGTGGGAGAAAAGCATTTAAATGTCAATCgtactgtatttgtgtgtaatgttATACATTTAGAAAAGGTTTGACAACATTGGAAAAAATGACAAACCTCAAATGCACAAACTTTGAACAGGACCTAAAAGGTACAGATTTTTAGTTACAGGAGATTtgtaaaaacataacatgctcATTATGTTTATACCAGGTGTGTGTAAGCAGTGGCTCCACTGGCTGAGCGTCTCAGCATGCAAAAACATGTCTTGACTACAAACATTCCTGAGACAATAACTCCTTAGGTTTCTCAGTTTATGTTTCATCCTCTGGGTTTTACACCTGTACGCACTCGTGAAACTGGACATCATCTTCTGAATTCTTAACATATGGGGTATAAAACATTACACTTTTGCCCCCCAGGATAAACTTGTATTTTAAGTACATAACTGAACTTTTTGGATTTCTTATTTCCAAATATAAACGATTTATGTGATTAAATCAAAACTTTACCCTTAAGGACAATTACATACTTATACATATAAAGCAACAGTCCAAAGCCAATCATCAGTCCACAGATCAACAGACTTGAGTCTTATCCCTGTTTAATGTGAGTAGTCCCAGGTCAGGTGAGTAGCTGGATAGCTTCTCTGGCTCTgtgcgccctctgctggacagcCTCGTCCTCTGGTGCTTTTCCCGACTCCTCGACCAGGGCTAAGGCCTTCTTCACAGTCATGTCCTTCGATCCTCCACGAAGCCCCTCCAGGTACTGAAGCAGCACGGAGAAATTCTCATCTGGAATCTAGGGATGAGTGTTTACAAGGGAGTGTGTCATTTTTCTCTTTACTGTCCAGCAATGTACATATCTGAGAGAAGTAGTATTTTGTAATTCTATGATCAAGTCATTTTAAAAGAGCCCTTAGAGCGGGTATCTCTCTGTACCTTTTCACAATGTAtttcacaaaatacaaataaaaaaaggtgttCAAACTGTTCTGTAAAACTTTTTAAAACGGAGATGAAAGAGTTGATGTAACTCACAAACGGAGTAAGGTAAAGACGAACACTTCCCTCACTCTGAAACCTCAAGAAGCAATCAACACTGCTTAATTTTACCTTGTCGGAGTCGAACatgtgctgcagcagccacGTCTGCCTGGTCTTCTGGAACTTCCACTCTCCTCGCTTCTCAGCCCAGCTGCAGATACAAAGACAGAGTGTGGTGTAGGTGTAGGCTGCAGGATTTCCTTAGAGAACGACTGCAAAAAGCTGACATTGTGTGTACAGAGGTGGAAAGAAGTAAATAAATCTTGTACTGGTCAAAGGGGGTATTTGTTTCATAATGATTTCTGTATGTTGTCCTATACACATAAAGCAAACTAATAGCAACACCATTGAAAGCTATTCTAGTGTATAGTTGAAAAACCAAAATGTGTtactatttattttgaaaacttatAGAAAGCAAGACGATCCCTTATATAGGAATATctcaaacactacacacaacaATTCTCATGTTGCAACCTGGGCCTTTTATTTGACCCGGCCTACCTGATGAAACACAATCTCTTTGTTCTAAATTTTCCGTCTCAAGCTGAGATGAGCCTGATGACCACACCTGGGATATTTTTTCTTACACAGAGAAAAGTCCAGAGGGGAAACTATACAACTGTTTTCCTCAAAGATAGAATTCAACTCACCACCCATTAAGAAGAAGTGCAACATTACAACAACCACGAGGTATGATTTATtagctccaccaaggaggttttgttttcacccatgTCTGTCCGattgtttatttgattgtgCAAAAACTAAGCAACAGACTTTCACGAAACATGGTGGAAGAAAGGAACCTCGGCCAAGAAAGCAcccctttaatttaatttcagatCTAGG
Protein-coding regions in this window:
- the gnptg gene encoding N-acetylglucosamine-1-phosphotransferase subunit gamma encodes the protein MHGLCHGTRGLIKLWTVYVSLFINHVSAGKMKIVEEPNTFGLNNHVLAQGSRLQPKATPSPVSGPVHLHGLAGKCFSLTESTYKYEFCPFHNITQHEQAFRWNAYSGILGIWNEWEMANNTFTAMWMRDGDTCGTRNRETKVVFVCSASSKLAKVSEPSTCEYLLTFETPLVCHPHSLLVYPTLTEKLQGEWDEIEQARYEGLITEQGYANLLRDIFEDAGLLKSHKVKVKLPEAAASSDTHSPLQKCTEDFEKQREQMERLRALLTLHNIPFDSEPNEAKGTVSVTVKDQQLRGDNGPIDLQ